From one Calypte anna isolate BGI_N300 chromosome 11, bCalAnn1_v1.p, whole genome shotgun sequence genomic stretch:
- the DNAJA2 gene encoding dnaJ homolog subfamily A member 2 — MANVADTKLYDILGVPPGASDNELKKAYRKLAKEYHPDKNPNAGDKFKEISFAYEVLSNPEKRELYDRYGEQGLREGSGGSSGMDDIFSHIFGGGLFNFMGGQSRSRNGRRRGEDMMHPLKVSLEDLYNGKTTKLQLSKNVLCSACNGQGGKAGAVQKCNACRGRGVRIMIRQLAPGMVQQMQSVCSDCNGEGEVINEKDRCKKCEGKKVIKEVKILEVHVDKGMKHGQRITFSGEADQAPGVEPGDIVLLLQEKENEVFQRDGNDLHMTHKIGLVEALCGFQFTFKHLDGRQIVVKYPPGKVIEPGCVRVVRGEGMPQYRNPFEKGDLYIKFDVQFPENNWISPEKLSELEDLLPARPEFPNVIGDAEEVDLQEFDTTRGSGGGQRREAYNDSSDEESSHHGPGVQCAHQ, encoded by the exons ATGGCGAACGTGGCCGACACGAAGCTCTATGATATTCTGGGGGTGCCGCCCGGAGCCTCCGACAACGAGCTCAAGAAG GCATACAGAAAGCTGGCCAAGGAATACCACCCTGATAAGAATCCAAATGCAGGGGACAAA TTCAAAGAAATAAGCTTTGCCTATGAAGTATTGTCAAATCCAGAGAAACGTGAGTTATATGATAGATATGGAGAACAGGGGCTTCGAGAAGGTAGCGGTGGAAGCAGTGGAATGGACGATATTTTCTCCCATATCTTTGGTGGTGGATTGTTCAATTTCATGGGTGGGCAGAGTAGAAGTCGTAATGgtagaagaagaggagaagataTGATGCATCCACTCAA AGTCTCTTTAGAAGATCTGTATAATGGAAAGACAACTAAACTACAACTTAGCAAGAATGTCCTTTGTAGTGCATGTAATGG gcagggagggaaggctGGAGCTGTTCAGAAATGTAATGCTTGCCGGGGTAGAGGTGTACGTATCATGATCAGACAGCTGGCTCCTGGAATGGTTCAGCAGATGCAGTCTGTATGCTCTGACTGCAATGGAGAAG GGGAAGTAATTAATGAAAAAGACCGCTGTAAAAAATGTGAAGGGAAGAAGGTGATCAAAGAGGTAAAAATACTTGAAGTCCATGTAGACAAAGGCATGAAACATGGGCAAAGAATTACATTCAGTGGAGAAGCAGATCAGGCTCCAGGTGTGGAACCAGGGGATATTGTCCTCCTACTTcaagaaaaggagaatgag GTGTTCCAGCGAGATGGCAATGACTTACACATGACACACAAGATTGGACTTGTTGAAGCACTGTGTGGGTTTCAGTTCACATTTAAGCACCTTGATGGTCGTCAGATTGTGGTTAAATATCCTCCTGGAAAAGTAATTGAACCAG GTTGTGTTCGTGTAGTGAGAGGCGAAGGAATGCCACAGTATCGCAATCCTTTTGAGAAGGGGGATCTTTACATTAAATTTGACGTTCAATTTCCTGAAAATAACTGGATTAGCCCAGAAAAGCTTTCA GAACTTGAAGATCTTCTGCCAGCTAGACCAGAATTTCCCAATGTAATTGGTGATGCAGAAGAGGTAGATCTTCAGGAATTTGATACCACTCGTGGTTCAGGTGGTGGCCAGAGACGTGAGGCTTATAATGATAGTTCTGATGAAGAAAGCAGCCATCATGGACCTGGGGTACAGTGTGCCCATCAGTAA
- the LOC103535298 gene encoding borealin-2 isoform X3, protein MATRRCSGSQVAKENIQEMKKELDSLLQTAEKAFTVELLKMPVAIRKMRRKDLLVTDLQGGEEVALADAVTDCSLEDIPNPKLVRTNSKKVKVTTIVEYEDDKHISGKKTSKKVSKTKSLVSLASGLNTKVNRLTRSAHSSTSVTEAFKSLASDCGATNFKAMPKLSKSAGLQQTVSRTLPTSGRAQGMLKRSKSVPQDKTLPFVNIPLADGQTLCTAGGDLRNIDVQLLNQDTVQHIHNLVSELTVLCGKAKAKPN, encoded by the exons ATGGCGACTCGCAGGTGCTCTGGCTCCCAGGTCG CCAAGGAAAATATccaggaaatgaagaaagaacTTGATTCGCTTTTGCAAACTGCTGAGAAGGCGTTTACAGTGGAGCTACTGAAGATGCCAGTTGCCAtcaggaaaatgagaagaaaagacTTGCTCG TTACAGATTTGCAAGGAGGGGAGGAAGTGGCTCTTGCAGATGCAGTG aCTGATTGCTCTCTAGAAGACATACCAAATCCAAAACTGGTGAGGACCAACAGCAAAAAAG TTAAGGTAACTACAATTGTTGAATATGAAGATGACAAGCatatttctggaaagaaaacatctaaaaaa GTTTCCAAAACAAAGTCGTTGGTTTCATTGGCCTCTGGTTTAAATACCAAAGTGAACCGTCTTACTAG gtctgCTCACTCTTCTACAAGTGTGACTGAGGCCTTTAAGTCTCTTGCTTCTGATTGTGGTGCCACAAATTTCAAAGCCATGCCAAAGTTATCTAAAAG TGCTGGACTTCAACAGACTGTCTCGAGAACTCTACCTACCAGTGGAAGAGCTCAAGGCAtgttaaaaagaagtaaatcaGTACCCCAAGATAAAACACTTCCATTTGTAAACATTCCCCTGGCTGATGGACAG ACACTCTGTACGGCTGGTGGAGACCTCCGTAACATTGATGTGCAACTACTAAATCAAGATACAGTACAGCATATTCATAACTTAGTG AGTGAGCTGACTGTACTATGCGGAAAGGCAAAAGCTAAACCAAACTAA
- the LOC103535298 gene encoding borealin-2 isoform X1: MPLRKPAGKRRSTDSGVEPDRRALSQEKKDQRIALFLSDFDQQAKENIQEMKKELDSLLQTAEKAFTVELLKMPVAIRKMRRKDLLVTDLQGGEEVALADAVTDCSLEDIPNPKLVRTNSKKVKVTTIVEYEDDKHISGKKTSKKVSKTKSLVSLASGLNTKVNRLTRSAHSSTSVTEAFKSLASDCGATNFKAMPKLSKSAGLQQTVSRTLPTSGRAQGMLKRSKSVPQDKTLPFVNIPLADGQTLCTAGGDLRNIDVQLLNQDTVQHIHNLVSELTVLCGKAKAKPN; encoded by the exons ATGCCCCTGAGGAAGCCCGCGGGCAAGCGGCGCAGCACCGACTCGGGCGTGGAGCCCGACCGCAGGGCCCTTTCTCAGGAGAAGAAGGATCAGCGCATCGCGCTCTTCCTCAGCGACTTCGATCAGCAGG CCAAGGAAAATATccaggaaatgaagaaagaacTTGATTCGCTTTTGCAAACTGCTGAGAAGGCGTTTACAGTGGAGCTACTGAAGATGCCAGTTGCCAtcaggaaaatgagaagaaaagacTTGCTCG TTACAGATTTGCAAGGAGGGGAGGAAGTGGCTCTTGCAGATGCAGTG aCTGATTGCTCTCTAGAAGACATACCAAATCCAAAACTGGTGAGGACCAACAGCAAAAAAG TTAAGGTAACTACAATTGTTGAATATGAAGATGACAAGCatatttctggaaagaaaacatctaaaaaa GTTTCCAAAACAAAGTCGTTGGTTTCATTGGCCTCTGGTTTAAATACCAAAGTGAACCGTCTTACTAG gtctgCTCACTCTTCTACAAGTGTGACTGAGGCCTTTAAGTCTCTTGCTTCTGATTGTGGTGCCACAAATTTCAAAGCCATGCCAAAGTTATCTAAAAG TGCTGGACTTCAACAGACTGTCTCGAGAACTCTACCTACCAGTGGAAGAGCTCAAGGCAtgttaaaaagaagtaaatcaGTACCCCAAGATAAAACACTTCCATTTGTAAACATTCCCCTGGCTGATGGACAG ACACTCTGTACGGCTGGTGGAGACCTCCGTAACATTGATGTGCAACTACTAAATCAAGATACAGTACAGCATATTCATAACTTAGTG AGTGAGCTGACTGTACTATGCGGAAAGGCAAAAGCTAAACCAAACTAA
- the LOC103535298 gene encoding borealin-2 isoform X2: MPLRKPAGKRRSTDSGVEPDRRALSQEKKDQRIALFLSDFDQQAKENIQEMKKELDSLLQTAEKAFTVELLKMPVAIRKMRRKDLLDLQGGEEVALADAVTDCSLEDIPNPKLVRTNSKKVKVTTIVEYEDDKHISGKKTSKKVSKTKSLVSLASGLNTKVNRLTRSAHSSTSVTEAFKSLASDCGATNFKAMPKLSKSAGLQQTVSRTLPTSGRAQGMLKRSKSVPQDKTLPFVNIPLADGQTLCTAGGDLRNIDVQLLNQDTVQHIHNLVSELTVLCGKAKAKPN, encoded by the exons ATGCCCCTGAGGAAGCCCGCGGGCAAGCGGCGCAGCACCGACTCGGGCGTGGAGCCCGACCGCAGGGCCCTTTCTCAGGAGAAGAAGGATCAGCGCATCGCGCTCTTCCTCAGCGACTTCGATCAGCAGG CCAAGGAAAATATccaggaaatgaagaaagaacTTGATTCGCTTTTGCAAACTGCTGAGAAGGCGTTTACAGTGGAGCTACTGAAGATGCCAGTTGCCAtcaggaaaatgagaagaaaagacTTGCTCG ATTTGCAAGGAGGGGAGGAAGTGGCTCTTGCAGATGCAGTG aCTGATTGCTCTCTAGAAGACATACCAAATCCAAAACTGGTGAGGACCAACAGCAAAAAAG TTAAGGTAACTACAATTGTTGAATATGAAGATGACAAGCatatttctggaaagaaaacatctaaaaaa GTTTCCAAAACAAAGTCGTTGGTTTCATTGGCCTCTGGTTTAAATACCAAAGTGAACCGTCTTACTAG gtctgCTCACTCTTCTACAAGTGTGACTGAGGCCTTTAAGTCTCTTGCTTCTGATTGTGGTGCCACAAATTTCAAAGCCATGCCAAAGTTATCTAAAAG TGCTGGACTTCAACAGACTGTCTCGAGAACTCTACCTACCAGTGGAAGAGCTCAAGGCAtgttaaaaagaagtaaatcaGTACCCCAAGATAAAACACTTCCATTTGTAAACATTCCCCTGGCTGATGGACAG ACACTCTGTACGGCTGGTGGAGACCTCCGTAACATTGATGTGCAACTACTAAATCAAGATACAGTACAGCATATTCATAACTTAGTG AGTGAGCTGACTGTACTATGCGGAAAGGCAAAAGCTAAACCAAACTAA
- the LOC103535298 gene encoding borealin-2 isoform X4, with translation MKKELDSLLQTAEKAFTVELLKMPVAIRKMRRKDLLVTDLQGGEEVALADAVTDCSLEDIPNPKLVRTNSKKVKVTTIVEYEDDKHISGKKTSKKVSKTKSLVSLASGLNTKVNRLTRSAHSSTSVTEAFKSLASDCGATNFKAMPKLSKSAGLQQTVSRTLPTSGRAQGMLKRSKSVPQDKTLPFVNIPLADGQTLCTAGGDLRNIDVQLLNQDTVQHIHNLVSELTVLCGKAKAKPN, from the exons atgaagaaagaacTTGATTCGCTTTTGCAAACTGCTGAGAAGGCGTTTACAGTGGAGCTACTGAAGATGCCAGTTGCCAtcaggaaaatgagaagaaaagacTTGCTCG TTACAGATTTGCAAGGAGGGGAGGAAGTGGCTCTTGCAGATGCAGTG aCTGATTGCTCTCTAGAAGACATACCAAATCCAAAACTGGTGAGGACCAACAGCAAAAAAG TTAAGGTAACTACAATTGTTGAATATGAAGATGACAAGCatatttctggaaagaaaacatctaaaaaa GTTTCCAAAACAAAGTCGTTGGTTTCATTGGCCTCTGGTTTAAATACCAAAGTGAACCGTCTTACTAG gtctgCTCACTCTTCTACAAGTGTGACTGAGGCCTTTAAGTCTCTTGCTTCTGATTGTGGTGCCACAAATTTCAAAGCCATGCCAAAGTTATCTAAAAG TGCTGGACTTCAACAGACTGTCTCGAGAACTCTACCTACCAGTGGAAGAGCTCAAGGCAtgttaaaaagaagtaaatcaGTACCCCAAGATAAAACACTTCCATTTGTAAACATTCCCCTGGCTGATGGACAG ACACTCTGTACGGCTGGTGGAGACCTCCGTAACATTGATGTGCAACTACTAAATCAAGATACAGTACAGCATATTCATAACTTAGTG AGTGAGCTGACTGTACTATGCGGAAAGGCAAAAGCTAAACCAAACTAA